The window ATATCACTCAATTTGGCTATTTCGCCGCCAGGATTATTATTACGCTTCAAAATCCGTTCGGCACGCTTGTCCATCCAACCTGTAGCGAGTtatgttaatttaattgaacATCACAAAAAACCTAATCAAATTCTTAACTTACCCAGTATCAAGGTGCATAGTAAGGACATGACACAGGTGGAGGAAGCCAGAAATAAGGCTACACCTAGGCCCGTATAACCCTCATAGATCTTCGATACATATCCATATAGAGGTTGCATTATCCAGAAATTGACAGTGCTACCAAAACGAGCCACCGACAATTGCAAGCCAAAGACCATGTTTAATTCCTTGCCTTTGAACCACAATACAGCGTAGCTATTCTGGGCAACAGCCAACGATTCAGCTCcaatgccaaaaataaaacgtcCTACAATCATCAACCAAAACTGGCCCAATACTCCGCCCGTAGCAAATATCAATTGGCCCAGAAGTACAATTAGCATATAGATGATGGTTCCCAGCCGAATCCCAAAGACCCGATCGATAAGAAAGCCACCCACAAAGCACAACACAATATTGGGCCAGGAGTAAATCGAATAGATCAAAGTGAATTCTGTGGAATTCAAATCCAGTTCCTTTTGAAATACATCCTGCAAAGCTCCCGGATTGTCATAACAGAAATAGGAACCTAATAAGGAAACACGGAATAAGTTTACAGTTGCCTTGGCGATGAATTAGATGCCGCTTACCGAAGCCAAGTAGGCACATAAACAGCAAGGCGAGAAAACGATGCGGCGTGCTCGAAGGATTACAATCACAGCATCTGCCCAGACTCTTAGGTGCTGCCAATTCCGTGTCCCTGGTACTTCGCCTTCGCACCACAGGTTTGGCCTCATCTTCGCCACTGCTGCTGCCACAGCTTGAGTTATCCACAATTGGCTTACGTTCTTCGTGTGACATTTTAAACAAAGCCGATAATGATTTAAATTAAGGAAAAGCAAAGGAGGAAAATGTTGGgagttcttttgttttttggattGGAATCGGAATGGGTTGACTTGTTGGACTCCTGCTGGCTGGTTGGTCAATTGGACTAGGCTGGTTGTGGGAGTGGGAGTGGGTCTAGCCCGctctttattgttgttgcttatcACTAGCCCACATCTTTGGTTTtcgttgttgtggttgttggtggttgttgttgttatgtaTTGATTATTCGCACTTAGGAAGATGATATGCCGCGTGGGCGTCAACTAGAATACACAACTAGAAATGCcataaaaaatgcattttatatTACATGCAATCTTAGAAATTTTCCGCTTTTAGGTGAatttctatgtgtgtgtgtgtgtgtgtgtgtgtgttaaaatCAAACACGTCAGATCTTGTCTTTCTTTGTTGTCCGCTTTGTTGACTAACGGTAAATGGTAATCAATTAAGTAGATGCAGTGTGTTGCGGCCTTAAGCGTTTTGGGGTGGGTGggtttaaaatttcatttgcgTATATTGTCAAGAACAAATAAAACTGTTTGTGTACATGCACAcaattgtatgtacatatgacaTGTACTATGTAAGTAcgttatgtatgtatctatctaTCTTTCTATCTAACAAATACCCTCGCATTATCATATGGGTAAACTAATGAGTTATAGATTTCATACGTCGCTCAATGCTAATTAATCACTAGCGATCAATGATAAAATCAAGTTCATATCAGGCCCGCGAAAACAGTGACTCGAAATCAATGCTAAAAATCGTTTTTAAGTGCTTCCATTTCAAAAACttgactcacacacacacagttacaCGAACAGAACTAAAATATTCAACAAGTTTAGAAGCAAAACAGACAACTTACGGTATATTCGGGTTAAACAGATGGACACCTAATGTCaactgttttattttttcgcttTCAAAGATTTTGTTTCAACGTCCCTTAGAATTCGCGCATATGCCAACACTATATTTCTGTAAAATTGTGTGCCAACCGGTTAACGG is drawn from Drosophila willistoni isolate 14030-0811.24 chromosome 2R unlocalized genomic scaffold, UCI_dwil_1.1 Seg167, whole genome shotgun sequence and contains these coding sequences:
- the LOC6644300 gene encoding major facilitator superfamily domain-containing protein 1 isoform X1, which translates into the protein MSHEERKPIVDNSSCGSSSGEDEAKPVVRRRSTRDTELAAPKSLGRCCDCNPSSTPHRFLALLFMCLLGFGSYFCYDNPGALQDVFQKELDLNSTEFTLIYSIYSWPNIVLCFVGGFLIDRVFGIRLGTIIYMLIVLLGQLIFATGGVLGQFWLMIVGRFIFGIGAESLAVAQNSYAVLWFKGKELNMVFGLQLSVARFGSTVNFWIMQPLYGYVSKIYEGYTGLGVALFLASSTCVMSLLCTLILGWMDKRAERILKRNNNPGGEIAKLSDIVTFKLDFWMVSVVCVAYYVAIFPFVALGQAFFISNFDMTPDQANTVNSIVYLISAIASPLFGFVIDKVGRNVTWVFCATISTFVAHLLLTFTHFDPYIAMTIMGLSYSMLAASLWPMVSLIVPEYQLGTAYGFCQSVQNLGLAVVTIVAGIIVDSSGGSHFWLQLFFMLFLLISLIATCFIWAYNRKHQGNLNMSPTQRATYHTSISTQRRGILDRRPLLGN
- the LOC6644300 gene encoding major facilitator superfamily domain-containing protein 1 isoform X2, whose product is MSHEERKPIVDNSSCGSSSGEDEAKPVVRRRSTRDTELAAPKSLGRCCDCNPSSTPHRFLALLFMCLLGFGSYFCYDNPGALQDVFQKELDLNSTEFTLIYSIYSWPNIVLCFVGGFLIDRVFGIRLGTIIYMLIVLLGQLIFATGGVLGQFWLMIVGRFIFGIGAESLAVAQNSYAVLWFKGKELNMVFGLQLSVARFGSTVNFWIMQPLYGYVSKIYEGYTGLGVALFLASSTCVMSLLCTLILGWMDKRAERILKRNNNPGGEIAKLSDIVTFKLDFWMVSVVCVAYYVAIFPFVALGQAFFISNFDMTPDQANTVNSIVYLISAIASPLFGFVIDKVGRNVTWVFCATISTFVAHLLLTFTHFDPYIAMTIMGLSYSMLAASLWPMVSLIVPEYQLGTAYGFCQSVQNLGLAVVTIVAGIIVDSSGGSHFWLQLFFMLFLLISLIATCFIWAYNRKHQGNLNMSPTQRATYHTSMYVNIESS